From the endosymbiont of Bathymodiolus septemdierum str. Myojin knoll genome, one window contains:
- a CDS encoding HI0074 family nucleotidyltransferase substrate-binding subunit, whose protein sequence is MINSDYLNRCIASLIKAYELLTQQNKDEVLHDVYRSASIKEFELILEQSGKLLKKAIQPYFSDNLALDRLFFKDIFRYGHKFGLLNEDETKRWLAYRDSRNQTAHNYGEKLAQKTISLVPEFIIDSQNLVKNIEKLNATK, encoded by the coding sequence ATGATAAATTCAGATTACTTGAACAGGTGTATTGCCAGTCTTATTAAAGCTTATGAGTTGTTAACACAGCAAAATAAAGACGAGGTTTTGCATGATGTATATCGCAGTGCCAGTATTAAAGAATTTGAACTTATCTTAGAGCAATCTGGAAAGTTATTAAAAAAAGCCATACAGCCATATTTTTCAGATAACTTAGCATTAGACAGATTGTTTTTTAAAGATATTTTTAGATACGGGCATAAATTTGGACTGTTGAATGAAGATGAAACCAAAAGATGGCTTGCGTATAGAGATAGCAGAAATCAGACCGCACATAATTATGGCGAAAAGTTAGCGCAGAAAACCATAAGTCTAGTGCCTGAGTTTATAATTGATAGTCAGAATTTGGTTAAAAATATTGAGAAATTAAATGCTACTAAATAA
- the nuoG gene encoding NADH-quinone oxidoreductase subunit NuoG: MADFEIEIDGNLVNANAGEMLISVTDREGISVPRFCYHKKLSVAANCRMCLVDVEGAPKPQPACSTPVNEGMKVHTKNEKAKTSQKAVMEFLLINHPLDCPICDQGGECELQDVAMGYGSDVSRFTEGKRVVVDGDIGPLIQTDMTRCIHCTRCVRFGAEIGGIMEMGGTGRGEQMKIEPFLNKGIQSELSGNMIDVCPVGALTSKPFRYALRSWQMNSIANVARHDLVGSNLYAQTYKGKVKRIVAKDNDKINETWISDRDRFSYEGLTHENRLLKPQIKMGGSWQETDWNTALDFAVRGLVNNILNTKQASKLGALASNTATLEEFHLLQKIIRAVGSENIDHRLNVKDLDNTIALKSNIKLAGLEGVEHALLIASNPRLEQPMINHRLRKAYLAGASIDVMNIMPFDFNYRLNSENIVAPNQMAAMLAEILKSVLEATQSEVPEYLEKVKVSDVAKQMADKLSDTDNSVIVLGEHILNNPQAASISALVSKIAHETNSTTLNLSVTANSNAAIATGFMPGPSGLNANAMLAADLKAYILLEVYPQYDFHHSVDAIKALSKKDTFVISMNSFKDEAVTTYSNVLLPIAAFYETSGSHVNVEGSMQSFSAAVSAPGDAKPAWKVLKVLADLLELPGFHFANSTQVMDDISHQNHKHNLSTSNIDITAKRGINVIWQHSPYAVDALSRHAKSLQATTIGQIHSASMNQSTAKKLEIKEDKYLGVPVVINDSVANNCVFVNANQATGVQS, translated from the coding sequence ATGGCTGATTTTGAAATTGAAATTGATGGTAATTTAGTCAACGCTAATGCAGGCGAAATGCTTATTTCTGTGACCGACAGAGAAGGTATTTCTGTGCCAAGATTTTGCTACCATAAGAAACTCTCAGTGGCGGCAAATTGTCGTATGTGCTTAGTGGATGTTGAAGGTGCACCAAAACCACAACCAGCCTGCTCTACGCCAGTGAACGAAGGTATGAAAGTCCACACGAAAAATGAAAAAGCCAAAACCTCGCAGAAAGCGGTGATGGAATTTTTACTCATCAATCATCCTTTGGATTGTCCGATTTGTGACCAAGGTGGTGAGTGTGAATTACAAGATGTAGCAATGGGTTATGGCTCAGATGTGTCGCGTTTTACTGAGGGGAAGCGTGTTGTCGTTGATGGCGATATTGGACCATTAATTCAGACAGATATGACGCGTTGTATTCACTGTACGCGTTGTGTGCGTTTTGGTGCTGAGATTGGCGGCATTATGGAAATGGGCGGCACCGGTCGTGGTGAGCAGATGAAGATTGAACCGTTTTTAAATAAAGGTATTCAATCAGAACTTTCAGGTAATATGATTGATGTGTGTCCAGTGGGTGCATTGACTTCTAAGCCGTTCCGTTATGCGTTAAGGTCATGGCAGATGAATTCTATTGCGAATGTTGCACGCCATGATTTGGTAGGCTCTAACCTTTATGCACAGACTTATAAGGGCAAAGTTAAACGCATTGTTGCTAAGGATAATGACAAAATAAATGAGACTTGGATTTCTGATAGAGACCGTTTTTCTTATGAAGGCTTGACACATGAAAACAGGCTGCTTAAGCCACAAATTAAGATGGGCGGTAGTTGGCAGGAAACTGATTGGAATACGGCACTTGATTTTGCTGTGCGTGGCTTGGTAAATAATATATTAAACACTAAACAAGCCAGTAAGTTAGGTGCATTGGCCTCAAATACAGCAACACTTGAAGAATTCCATTTGTTGCAAAAAATAATCAGAGCAGTAGGCTCTGAAAACATTGACCATCGTCTGAATGTCAAAGATCTAGACAATACAATTGCCTTGAAATCTAACATTAAGTTGGCAGGATTGGAGGGGGTTGAGCATGCATTGCTTATCGCTTCTAATCCACGATTAGAACAGCCGATGATTAATCATCGGCTGCGTAAGGCGTATTTAGCAGGTGCCAGTATTGATGTGATGAATATAATGCCATTTGACTTTAATTATCGTTTAAACAGTGAAAATATCGTTGCACCTAACCAAATGGCAGCAATGTTAGCAGAAATATTAAAATCAGTTTTAGAAGCAACACAAAGTGAAGTGCCAGAATATTTAGAAAAAGTTAAAGTGAGTGATGTAGCCAAACAAATGGCAGATAAATTATCAGACACAGATAATTCGGTCATCGTTTTAGGTGAGCATATACTTAACAATCCACAAGCAGCCAGTATTTCAGCTTTAGTGAGTAAAATTGCACATGAAACAAATTCTACGACGCTTAACCTTAGTGTAACTGCAAATTCAAATGCAGCTATAGCGACGGGTTTTATGCCGGGTCCGTCTGGATTGAACGCCAATGCGATGTTGGCAGCAGATTTAAAGGCGTATATTTTATTAGAGGTTTATCCGCAGTATGATTTTCATCATTCGGTTGATGCTATTAAGGCGCTAAGTAAGAAAGACACTTTTGTAATTTCTATGAACAGCTTCAAAGATGAGGCTGTAACAACATATTCAAATGTATTATTGCCAATTGCAGCGTTCTACGAAACTTCAGGTTCACATGTTAATGTTGAAGGTAGTATGCAATCATTTTCAGCAGCGGTTAGTGCACCAGGTGACGCCAAGCCAGCTTGGAAAGTGTTAAAAGTATTGGCAGATTTATTAGAATTACCAGGCTTTCACTTTGCTAATTCCACGCAGGTTATGGATGACATTTCACACCAAAATCATAAGCACAACCTGTCCACTAGCAATATTGACATTACAGCTAAACGCGGTATCAATGTGATTTGGCAGCACTCTCCTTATGCGGTTGATGCACTATCAAGGCATGCGAAGTCATTGCAAGCGACCACAATTGGTCAAATACACAGTGCTTCCATGAACCAATCCACAGCGAAAAAACTAGAAATCAAAGAGGATAAATATTTAGGTGTGCCAGTGGTTATCAATGATTCAGTGGCTAATAATTGTGTTTTTGTGAATGCAAATCAAGCAACGGGAGTGCAATCATGA
- the nuoH gene encoding NADH-quinone oxidoreductase subunit NuoH, with protein MTDFWLWIHELIPWFDGAIATVLIILIKAIALVGPLMLVVAYFTYAERKVIGYMQLRIGPNRVGPKGWLQPIADALKLMTKEIIFPTKANIYLFLLAPVLAIAPAIAIWAVIPFDEGMYVANLDISLLYVMAIGSIGVYGIILAGWASNSKYPLLGALRSASLLVSYEIVIGFALVTVVMIAGSVNLNDIVMAQKGGILNWYWIPLFPMMIIFFISALVETNRAPFDVVEGESEIVGGTHVEYSGMTFAVFFLAEYANMIFMAVLAVILFFGGWHSPFEGIAYLEAGFTWVPGIIWLLTKTTFFMFLYLWVRATFPRFRYDQIMRLSWKVFLPWTIAWIFVVALMTQLKIGPWF; from the coding sequence ATGACAGATTTTTGGTTATGGATACATGAATTAATCCCTTGGTTTGATGGTGCAATTGCGACTGTTTTGATTATTTTGATTAAAGCCATTGCTTTGGTGGGTCCATTGATGCTGGTAGTGGCTTATTTCACTTATGCAGAACGCAAAGTGATTGGTTATATGCAATTACGCATCGGACCTAACCGTGTCGGACCAAAAGGCTGGTTACAACCAATTGCGGATGCGTTGAAGTTAATGACCAAGGAGATTATTTTCCCAACTAAGGCGAATATTTACTTATTCTTATTGGCGCCCGTATTGGCAATTGCACCTGCGATTGCGATATGGGCAGTTATTCCTTTTGACGAAGGGATGTATGTTGCAAATTTAGACATTAGTTTGTTATATGTAATGGCAATCGGTTCGATTGGTGTTTACGGTATTATTTTGGCAGGTTGGGCATCTAACTCTAAGTACCCATTGTTAGGTGCATTGCGTAGTGCTTCATTGTTGGTTTCTTATGAAATTGTGATTGGTTTTGCTTTGGTAACGGTAGTGATGATTGCAGGTAGTGTAAACTTGAATGATATTGTAATGGCACAAAAGGGCGGTATCTTAAATTGGTATTGGATTCCATTATTCCCAATGATGATTATCTTTTTCATCTCAGCCTTGGTGGAAACCAATCGCGCGCCATTTGATGTAGTAGAAGGTGAATCAGAAATTGTCGGCGGTACGCATGTTGAGTATTCAGGGATGACTTTTGCGGTATTCTTCTTGGCAGAATACGCAAATATGATTTTTATGGCTGTGTTGGCGGTTATCTTGTTTTTTGGTGGCTGGCATTCACCATTTGAGGGTATCGCTTATTTAGAGGCAGGCTTTACTTGGGTGCCAGGTATTATTTGGCTATTGACAAAAACCACTTTCTTTATGTTTTTGTATTTATGGGTGCGTGCAACTTTTCCTCGTTTTCGTTATGATCAAATTATGCGCCTTTCTTGGAAAGTTTTCCTACCATGGACCATCGCTTGGATTTTTGTGGTCGCATTAATGACACAACTTAAAATAGGACCTTGGTTTTAG
- a CDS encoding NADH-quinone oxidoreductase subunit NuoE family protein translates to MISNKAKKQIDAWVAKYPTGNQGSAVMEALKIVQAENDNYLNADAIQAVADYLDIPGIAAAEVATFYENYNHKPVGKHTIRICHNISCMLNGADDLISYLEEKLNVKTGEVTKNGLFNVKKVECLGACVGAPMFQIGDQYYENLTEKKIDKILADLKAGAE, encoded by the coding sequence ATGATTTCGAATAAGGCAAAAAAACAAATTGACGCCTGGGTAGCAAAATATCCAACTGGCAATCAAGGTTCCGCGGTAATGGAAGCGCTGAAGATTGTGCAAGCAGAGAATGATAATTATTTAAACGCAGATGCCATTCAAGCTGTGGCAGATTATTTGGATATACCAGGTATTGCAGCGGCAGAAGTGGCAACTTTTTATGAAAACTATAATCATAAACCCGTCGGCAAACACACCATTCGCATTTGTCACAATATTTCGTGCATGCTGAACGGTGCGGATGATTTAATTTCTTATTTGGAAGAAAAACTCAATGTTAAAACGGGTGAGGTAACAAAAAATGGTTTGTTTAATGTGAAAAAAGTGGAGTGTTTGGGTGCCTGCGTTGGTGCGCCGATGTTTCAAATTGGCGACCAATATTATGAAAATCTTACTGAGAAAAAGATTGATAAAATTTTGGCTGACTTAAAGGCAGGTGCCGAATGA
- the nuoF gene encoding NADH-quinone oxidoreductase subunit NuoF produces MNEVCFKNLEQKNCYSLEVYERSGGYKIWRKILKGEITAEEIIDELKISGLRGRGGAGFPTGLKWSFMPRNAQGQKYVVCNSDEGEPGTCKDRDILRYNPHSVIEGMAIGGFVMGATVGYNYIRGEFMEPFKRFEGALKEAYKADLLGKNIQKSDISFDLYTHLGAGAYICGEETALLESIEGKKGQPRFKPPFPANVGLFGKPTTINNTESFASVPDILANGGQWFADIGVENSGGCKLFSVTGHVAKPSNFEVPMGMPFKELLELAGGMRDGAKLKAVIPGGSSTPVLTAEIAMKMTMDYDGIEKAGSMLGAGSVIIMDDSTCMVEVLTRLAHFYYDESCGQCTPCREGTGWLYRVLKRIMDGNGKADDIDLLLGVSDKIMGNTICALGDAAAMPVESFLRNFREEFEYYIEHGKSMVKG; encoded by the coding sequence ATGAATGAAGTTTGTTTTAAGAATTTAGAGCAGAAAAACTGTTACTCACTGGAAGTGTATGAGAGAAGTGGTGGCTATAAAATTTGGCGAAAAATTCTCAAAGGCGAAATCACTGCCGAAGAAATTATTGATGAATTAAAAATATCAGGCTTGCGCGGTCGTGGTGGCGCAGGTTTCCCAACAGGGTTAAAGTGGAGTTTTATGCCTCGCAATGCACAGGGGCAAAAATATGTAGTTTGCAATTCAGATGAGGGCGAGCCAGGCACTTGTAAAGACAGAGATATTTTAAGGTACAATCCGCATTCTGTGATTGAAGGAATGGCAATTGGTGGTTTTGTAATGGGTGCGACGGTTGGTTATAACTATATCCGCGGCGAATTTATGGAGCCGTTCAAACGCTTTGAAGGCGCACTTAAAGAAGCTTACAAAGCAGACTTATTGGGCAAAAATATTCAAAAAAGTGACATTAGTTTTGACTTGTACACACATCTTGGCGCAGGTGCTTATATTTGCGGTGAAGAAACGGCATTGTTAGAATCTATTGAAGGCAAAAAAGGTCAGCCTCGTTTTAAGCCACCATTTCCAGCAAATGTTGGATTATTTGGCAAGCCAACGACGATTAATAACACTGAAAGTTTTGCCTCTGTGCCTGATATCTTGGCAAATGGCGGACAATGGTTTGCCGATATTGGCGTTGAAAATTCTGGTGGTTGTAAATTATTTTCAGTCACTGGTCATGTGGCTAAGCCATCAAATTTTGAAGTGCCAATGGGTATGCCATTCAAAGAATTGTTGGAATTAGCAGGTGGAATGCGTGACGGTGCAAAATTAAAAGCCGTGATTCCAGGTGGCTCATCAACACCAGTATTAACCGCAGAAATAGCCATGAAAATGACGATGGATTACGATGGCATTGAAAAAGCAGGTTCAATGTTAGGCGCAGGTTCGGTTATTATTATGGACGATTCAACTTGTATGGTTGAAGTTTTAACACGATTGGCGCACTTTTATTATGACGAATCATGCGGTCAATGTACACCATGTCGCGAAGGTACGGGTTGGCTGTATCGCGTTTTAAAGCGTATTATGGACGGCAATGGCAAGGCAGACGATATTGATTTGTTACTAGGCGTGAGTGATAAAATTATGGGCAATACCATCTGTGCGCTTGGTGATGCAGCAGCGATGCCAGTAGAAAGTTTTTTGCGTAATTTCCGTGAAGAGTTTGAATACTATATTGAGCACGGTAAGAGTATGGTGAAAGGGTAG
- the tldD gene encoding metalloprotease TldD, translating into MIEELLNEHQLSQEKIDNLLSDLYVKGVNYADLYFQHSLSESWFLEEGIVKSGTYHIQHGMGSRAVKGGQTGFSYSDDLNIKAINQAIDFAKGISGQKQTQKIQPFQTVPHPAKYNGISPLNSLTSQEKVALLKQIDAIARKEPKVKQVSASLSGAYTEVLIASSDGVYQKDCRPMVRVSVSVIVEHEGRVENASSGGGGRYDYRYFIDHNLTEIYAKEAVRQALVALKAKDTPAGSMPVILGPGWTGVLLHEAIGHGLEGDFNRRGTSVFTDKIGEQVASKKCTIVDNGTLVNRRGSLTIDDEGTPTQNTTLIENGILKGYLFDKLNAGLMGVESTGNARRESYAHIPMPRMTNTYMLNGEDRLDDMIASVENGLYAVNFDGGQVDITSGKFVFSANEAYLIKNGKITIPVKGATLIGSGDEVLKKISMVANDMKLDSGVGVCGKDGQSVPVGVGQPSLKIDQLIVGGTEV; encoded by the coding sequence ATGATTGAAGAATTATTAAACGAACATCAATTAAGTCAAGAAAAGATCGACAATCTACTTTCAGACTTATATGTGAAAGGGGTAAATTATGCCGATTTATATTTTCAACATTCGTTGTCTGAATCGTGGTTTTTAGAAGAAGGAATCGTTAAGTCAGGCACTTATCATATTCAGCATGGCATGGGTTCGCGTGCAGTCAAGGGTGGACAGACGGGTTTTTCTTATTCTGATGATTTGAATATTAAAGCAATTAATCAAGCAATTGATTTTGCTAAAGGTATTTCAGGGCAAAAGCAAACGCAAAAGATTCAACCCTTTCAAACCGTGCCACATCCTGCAAAATATAATGGCATTAGCCCCTTAAACAGTCTAACTTCGCAAGAAAAAGTGGCATTATTGAAGCAGATTGATGCTATTGCCAGAAAAGAGCCGAAAGTTAAGCAAGTTAGTGCCTCGTTATCGGGGGCTTATACAGAAGTGCTAATTGCTTCTAGTGATGGTGTTTATCAAAAGGATTGCCGCCCAATGGTGCGTGTCAGTGTCAGCGTAATTGTTGAGCATGAAGGTCGTGTTGAAAATGCCTCTAGTGGTGGTGGTGGGCGTTATGATTATCGTTATTTTATTGATCATAATTTGACTGAAATTTATGCTAAAGAAGCGGTGCGACAAGCTTTGGTTGCGCTCAAGGCAAAGGACACGCCTGCGGGTAGCATGCCTGTTATTCTTGGACCCGGTTGGACAGGTGTTTTATTGCACGAGGCTATTGGGCATGGCTTGGAGGGGGATTTTAATCGCCGTGGCACTTCGGTTTTCACAGACAAAATCGGTGAACAGGTTGCTAGTAAAAAATGTACCATTGTTGACAATGGCACCTTGGTTAATCGCCGTGGCTCATTGACTATTGACGACGAAGGTACACCGACACAAAACACTACTTTGATTGAAAATGGGATTTTAAAAGGATATCTTTTTGATAAGTTAAATGCAGGTCTGATGGGCGTCGAATCCACGGGCAATGCTAGGCGCGAGTCGTATGCACACATTCCAATGCCAAGAATGACCAATACTTATATGCTGAATGGAGAAGATAGATTGGATGATATGATTGCCTCGGTTGAAAACGGTTTATATGCGGTTAATTTTGACGGTGGGCAAGTAGATATCACTTCTGGCAAGTTTGTATTTTCGGCCAACGAAGCCTATTTGATTAAGAATGGAAAAATCACCATACCGGTTAAAGGGGCAACTTTAATTGGTTCTGGCGACGAAGTGTTAAAAAAGATTTCAATGGTGGCAAATGATATGAAGTTAGACAGCGGTGTTGGTGTTTGTGGTAAAGATGGGCAGTCAGTGCCTGTGGGTGTTGGACAACCGAGTTTAAAAATTGACCAGTTGATCGTGGGTGGCACCGAAGTTTAA
- a CDS encoding NADH-quinone oxidoreductase subunit D, with amino-acid sequence MAEIRNYTLNFGPQHPAAHGVLRLILEIDGEVIERADPHIGLLHRGTEKLAESKPYNQSIGYMDRLDYVSMMCNEHAYVLAIETMLKLEVPERAKYIRVMFDEITRILNHLMWLGTHGLDVGAMSIFLYAFREREKLIDCYEAVSGSRMHATYYRPGGVYRDLPEKMPQYLKNGFRTPKELKAMNKDRQGSLLDFIDNFAKEFPTSIKQYNDLLTDNRIWKQRLVNIGIVSANRAKQLGFTGPMLRGSGVAWDLRKNQPYAVYDQLDFDIPVGVTGDSYDRYLVRMEEMTQSNNIIKQCVTWLRDNPGSVMSDDKKVSPPNRVAMKDDMESLIHHFKLFTEGYCLPEGEVYSAVEHPKGEFGVYLVSDGANKPYRIKIRAPGFAHLASMDEMAKGHMLSDVVTIIGTQDIVFGEIDR; translated from the coding sequence ATGGCTGAAATTCGCAACTATACACTTAATTTTGGCCCACAACATCCCGCAGCACACGGCGTGTTGCGTTTGATTTTAGAGATTGACGGTGAAGTCATTGAACGCGCTGACCCGCATATTGGTTTGTTGCATCGTGGTACTGAAAAGCTCGCAGAATCTAAGCCATACAATCAATCTATCGGTTATATGGACAGATTAGATTATGTTTCAATGATGTGTAACGAGCACGCTTATGTATTGGCGATTGAAACAATGTTAAAACTTGAAGTGCCTGAGCGAGCAAAGTACATCCGAGTGATGTTTGACGAAATTACCCGTATTTTGAACCATTTAATGTGGCTCGGTACACACGGTCTTGATGTTGGTGCAATGAGTATTTTCTTGTACGCATTCCGTGAACGAGAAAAATTAATCGATTGCTATGAAGCCGTTTCAGGCTCTCGTATGCATGCGACTTATTATCGTCCAGGTGGGGTTTATCGTGACTTACCTGAGAAGATGCCACAATATTTAAAGAATGGTTTCCGCACCCCGAAAGAATTAAAAGCAATGAACAAAGACCGTCAAGGTTCTTTATTGGATTTTATTGATAATTTTGCCAAAGAATTTCCGACAAGTATTAAACAATATAATGACTTGTTAACAGACAATCGTATTTGGAAACAGCGTTTGGTAAATATCGGCATTGTTTCAGCAAACCGTGCCAAACAACTGGGTTTTACAGGCCCAATGTTGCGGGGTTCTGGTGTGGCTTGGGATTTGAGAAAAAATCAACCTTATGCGGTTTACGATCAGTTGGATTTTGACATTCCAGTCGGCGTTACTGGAGACAGTTATGACCGTTACCTCGTGCGTATGGAGGAAATGACACAATCTAATAATATTATTAAGCAATGTGTCACTTGGTTGCGCGACAATCCGGGTTCAGTAATGAGTGATGATAAAAAAGTATCACCGCCAAATCGCGTGGCGATGAAAGACGATATGGAATCACTTATTCATCACTTTAAACTCTTTACCGAGGGCTATTGTTTACCGGAAGGCGAGGTTTATTCAGCAGTTGAGCATCCTAAGGGAGAATTTGGCGTGTATTTGGTTTCAGATGGCGCCAATAAACCATACCGTATTAAAATTAGAGCACCGGGTTTTGCACATTTAGCATCAATGGACGAGATGGCAAAAGGGCATATGCTTTCAGATGTTGTGACAATAATTGGTACGCAAGATATTGTATTTGGAGAAATAGATAGATGA
- a CDS encoding NuoB/complex I 20 kDa subunit family protein yields MAIEGLMKEGFVTTSLDKVINWARTGSLWPMTFGLACCAVEMMEAGSSRYDLDRFGIVFRPTPRQSDLMIVAGTLTNKMAPALRKVYDQMPEPRWVISMGSCANGGGYYHYSYAVVRGCDRIVPVDVYVPGCPPTAEALLYGILQLQEKIHRTNTIART; encoded by the coding sequence ATGGCAATTGAAGGATTAATGAAAGAAGGTTTTGTCACCACCTCGCTTGATAAAGTTATCAATTGGGCGAGAACAGGGTCACTATGGCCGATGACTTTCGGCTTAGCCTGTTGTGCAGTGGAGATGATGGAGGCAGGCTCTTCGCGTTATGACCTTGACCGTTTTGGCATTGTCTTTAGACCGACACCACGACAATCAGATTTGATGATTGTGGCAGGGACGCTGACGAATAAGATGGCACCTGCATTGAGAAAAGTTTACGACCAAATGCCAGAGCCTCGCTGGGTCATCTCAATGGGCTCTTGTGCAAATGGCGGTGGTTATTATCATTATTCTTATGCCGTAGTGCGTGGCTGTGACCGCATTGTGCCGGTTGATGTATATGTGCCAGGCTGTCCACCGACTGCGGAGGCGTTACTTTATGGTATTTTGCAGTTACAAGAAAAAATTCATCGCACTAATACAATTGCGAGAACATAA
- the ndhC gene encoding NADH-quinone oxidoreductase subunit A, giving the protein MLENYLPIMVFIFLGIAFGIGPMLIGYLLGPSKPDEEKNSQFECGFPVFDDSRMYFNVRYYLVAILFILFDLEVAFIFPWAVVQSQLGWFGFIAISIFLFLLVVGFIFEWKKGALEWE; this is encoded by the coding sequence ATGCTGGAAAATTATTTGCCAATTATGGTGTTCATATTTTTAGGGATTGCGTTTGGCATTGGCCCAATGCTAATTGGTTACCTATTGGGACCGAGCAAACCTGACGAAGAAAAAAATTCCCAATTCGAATGCGGCTTTCCTGTATTTGATGACTCGCGAATGTATTTTAATGTGCGTTATTATTTGGTTGCAATTTTGTTTATTTTGTTTGATTTAGAAGTGGCATTTATCTTTCCATGGGCTGTAGTGCAGTCTCAACTTGGCTGGTTTGGCTTTATTGCTATCAGTATATTTTTATTTTTATTGGTCGTTGGTTTCATTTTCGAATGGAAGAAAGGCGCCTTAGAGTGGGAATAA
- a CDS encoding nucleotidyltransferase family protein, translating to MLLNNNDKQTILDILDNDIKNNVELWAFGSRVNNRAHSGSDLDLVIKTKDDKPLDFKEFVDFKESLRESNIPFLVDVMDWNRIPESFKDNIKQQYEVLK from the coding sequence ATGCTACTAAATAATAACGATAAACAAACAATACTAGATATATTGGATAATGATATAAAGAACAATGTTGAACTTTGGGCATTTGGCTCTAGAGTTAACAATAGAGCGCATTCTGGTAGTGATTTAGATTTGGTGATAAAAACCAAAGATGACAAGCCCCTTGACTTTAAAGAGTTTGTTGATTTTAAAGAGAGTTTAAGGGAGTCTAATATCCCTTTTTTGGTGGATGTGATGGATTGGAATAGAATTCCCGAAAGTTTTAAGGATAATATTAAGCAACAATACGAGGTTTTAAAATAA
- a CDS encoding NADH-quinone oxidoreductase subunit C — protein MEALKTQLIEEFGVNSIVEDFGELTLTVDSADIVRSCLKLRDVFLFDTLVDLCGVDYLTYGHSEWQSDASSSGFSRGRDTQTKDTNIDKERFAVVYHLLSVGKNYRLRVKAFVEEAQPMIKSVTGIWAVADWYEREAFDLFGILFENHKDLRRILTDYGFVGHPLRKDFPMIGEVEMRYDEELGRVVYEPVSIEPNVNVPRVIRK, from the coding sequence ATGGAAGCTTTAAAGACACAATTAATTGAAGAATTCGGCGTAAATAGCATTGTCGAGGATTTTGGCGAATTAACTTTGACGGTTGATAGCGCGGATATTGTTCGGTCATGCTTGAAACTTAGAGATGTTTTTTTGTTTGACACCTTGGTTGATTTGTGTGGCGTTGATTATTTGACCTATGGGCATTCTGAATGGCAAAGCGATGCGAGTAGTTCAGGTTTTTCCAGAGGGCGCGATACACAGACAAAAGATACGAACATTGATAAAGAACGCTTTGCTGTGGTTTATCATTTGCTTTCAGTTGGTAAAAATTATCGCCTTCGTGTTAAGGCTTTTGTTGAAGAGGCGCAACCGATGATTAAATCAGTTACAGGTATTTGGGCAGTAGCAGATTGGTACGAACGAGAAGCCTTTGATTTGTTTGGCATCTTGTTTGAAAACCACAAAGATTTACGCCGTATTTTGACCGACTATGGCTTTGTCGGTCATCCGTTACGCAAAGATTTCCCAATGATTGGTGAAGTTGAAATGCGTTATGACGAAGAATTAGGGCGCGTTGTTTATGAGCCAGTTAGCATAGAGCCCAATGTCAATGTACCACGAGTAATTAGGAAATAG